One Diospyros lotus cultivar Yz01 chromosome 1, ASM1463336v1, whole genome shotgun sequence genomic window carries:
- the LOC127812190 gene encoding serine/threonine-protein phosphatase PP1 isozyme 4, protein MEVDKIIERLIEVRSAKPGKLVQLSESEIKHLCIASHDIFIQQPNLLELQAPIKICGDIHGQYSDLLRLFEYGGFPPLSNYLFLGDYVDRGKQSLETICLLLAYKIKYPENFFLLRGNHECASINRIYGFFDECKRRFNVKIWKSFIECFNCLPVAALIDDRILCMHGGLSPDLSNLDQIRNLPRPTVVPDTGLLCDLLWSDPSRDVKGWGMNDRGVSFTFGPDRVTEFLTKHDLDLVCRAHQVVEDGYEFFAERQLVTIFSAPNYCGEFDNAGAMMSVDENLMCSFQILKPAEKKTKFMASTKM, encoded by the exons ATGGAGGTCGACAAGATAATCGAACGCCTGATTGAAGTCCGATCGGCGAAGCCCGGCAAGTTGGTGCAGCTCTCGGAGTCGGAGATCAAGCATCTGTGTATTGCTTCGCACGATATCTTTATCCAACAGCCCAATCTCCTCGAGCTCCAAGCCCCCATCAAAATCTGCG GTGACATTCATGGGCAATATAGTGATTTGCTAAGGCTCTTCGAGTATGGGGGTTTTCCTCCTCTATCCAATTATCTGTTTTTAGGCGACTATGTAGACCGCGGCAAGCAGAGTTTGGAAACAATATGCCTTTTGCttgcatataaaattaagtatcCAGAGAACTTTTTTCTGCTTAGGGGAAACCATGAATGTGCTTCAATTAATCGCATTTATGGATTCTTTGATGAATGCAAGCGTCGGTTTAACGTGAAAATATGGAAGTCATTTATTGAATGTTTCAATTGTCTTCCTGTGGCGGCTCTGATTGATGACAGAATATTGTGCATGCATGGTGGCCTTTCCCCCGATCTTTCAAACTTGGATCAGATTAGAAACTTGCCACGCCCAACTGTTGTTCCTGACACTGGTTTATTATGTGATTTACTCTGGTCTGATCCTAGTAGAGATGTTAAGGGATGGGGAATGAATGATAGAGGAGTTTCATTCACATTTGGTCCTGACAGGGTGACAGAGTTCTTGACAAAGCATGATCTTGATCTTGTTTGTCGTGCACATCAG GTTGTGGAGGATGGTTATGAATTCTTTGCTGAGAGGCAGCTTGTAACCATATTCTCTGCCCCAAACTACTGTGGTGAATTTGACAATGCTGGTGCAATGATGAGTGTTGATGAAAACTTGATGTGTTCATTCCAAATTCTTAAGCCAGCAGAGAAAAAAACTAAGTTCATGGCGTCCACAAAGATGTGA